One genomic segment of Trichococcus shcherbakoviae includes these proteins:
- a CDS encoding ABC transporter permease, with the protein MNIYVNWRTATKAILKNRKRSLLTIFGIVIGIASVITILSIGRGFEKETLRNLTNGESDEVNIQVNYAPSNDSLSYSSLDYFTDVDIATVKQVAGVKSANYPDPDYSNIYKGIYIKGKKQNKQVSLINDLGKDPIVGRQLTSYENETLDKVAMIDSVTAKEMYGSAENAMDRGIELDGHLFKIIGIYQGSESESMFSMPESNIQIPKKTYLHYFNDTAEKSSLTVTLEKGATPSSVTTDVIEQLEEKGAMKAFGEYQVFDTALLTDGISKILRTITVFISAVAGISLFIAGVGVMNMMYISVSERTKEIGIRRALGATQNSIRMQFLLEGVTLTLFGGIVGYIVGISLAYIIGSIIDIPISIEFSTVFLAISVSTGIGLIFSVMPASAAAKKDLIETLR; encoded by the coding sequence ATGAACATATATGTTAATTGGCGAACCGCTACTAAAGCAATCTTAAAAAACAGAAAACGAAGCCTGTTAACCATATTTGGCATTGTGATTGGGATTGCCTCCGTCATCACTATTTTATCAATCGGCCGCGGATTTGAGAAAGAAACGTTAAGGAATTTAACCAATGGTGAATCGGATGAAGTGAACATACAAGTAAATTATGCCCCAAGTAACGATAGTCTGAGCTACAGCAGTTTGGATTATTTCACTGATGTGGACATTGCAACCGTAAAGCAAGTTGCGGGAGTGAAATCCGCAAATTACCCTGACCCAGATTATTCGAACATTTATAAAGGCATTTACATCAAAGGCAAAAAACAGAATAAACAAGTTTCTTTAATAAATGATCTAGGTAAGGATCCCATTGTCGGACGTCAGCTAACATCGTATGAAAACGAAACGCTGGATAAAGTAGCTATGATAGATTCCGTTACCGCAAAAGAGATGTATGGAAGTGCTGAAAACGCAATGGATCGTGGTATTGAATTAGATGGCCATTTATTCAAAATAATCGGGATTTATCAAGGCTCGGAGTCAGAAAGTATGTTTTCTATGCCAGAAAGCAACATTCAAATTCCCAAAAAAACATATTTGCACTATTTCAATGACACGGCTGAAAAATCTTCCTTAACAGTGACATTAGAAAAGGGAGCCACGCCTAGTTCCGTGACGACGGATGTGATTGAACAACTCGAGGAAAAGGGTGCAATGAAAGCTTTTGGTGAGTATCAAGTATTCGATACCGCCTTATTAACTGACGGGATCAGTAAAATCCTCCGCACGATCACAGTATTTATTTCAGCTGTTGCCGGAATATCACTATTTATTGCAGGTGTAGGGGTAATGAATATGATGTACATTTCTGTCTCGGAAAGGACAAAAGAGATTGGGATTCGACGTGCGCTGGGAGCGACCCAAAATTCCATTCGGATGCAATTTCTTTTGGAGGGCGTCACACTGACCTTGTTTGGAGGGATTGTGGGCTATATTGTAGGCATCAGTTTGGCTTACATAATTGGATCCATCATTGACATTCCAATTTCAATTGAATTTTCAACTGTGTTTTTAGCCATAAGTGTATCGACTGGTATAGGGTTAATTTTCTCTGTCATGCCTGCTTCAGCAGCTGCTAAAAAAGACCTGATCGAAACATTAAGATAA
- a CDS encoding AraC family transcriptional regulator, with protein MYTMSNIKNLSLKIVLAEKNTITAAQPTNYQKFPYVKLFYVTSGDVSLIMKETTEKLSKDQLILLNPNVEYYWDLTGDKAAEIIEVGIHGLEFSKIGDAESDFSYYRHNDGEKETATFLNLLLDEMSTRNQGYEEVSKRFVEIILIHLLRLEEFSIRNSLNKKNHKEIQTVKNYMKVNYHKNITLDDLVDLVHINKFYLIRIFKQEVGMSPIDYLIHIRIDEAQKMLRNTNIAIADIAHLVGFQSPSHFSKTFRELSNCTPSQYRRQGNQ; from the coding sequence ATGTATACCATGTCCAACATAAAAAACCTCTCCTTGAAGATTGTACTCGCTGAAAAGAATACAATCACAGCCGCCCAACCTACTAACTACCAAAAATTCCCTTATGTTAAACTTTTCTATGTTACATCTGGGGATGTTTCTTTAATAATGAAAGAAACGACGGAAAAGCTTTCAAAAGATCAATTGATTTTATTGAATCCAAATGTAGAGTACTATTGGGACCTGACAGGAGATAAAGCAGCAGAGATCATCGAAGTCGGTATCCACGGACTTGAGTTCTCAAAAATCGGGGATGCAGAAAGCGATTTCTCTTATTACCGCCACAACGACGGTGAAAAAGAAACCGCAACCTTCCTGAATTTATTGCTGGATGAAATGAGCACACGCAACCAAGGCTACGAAGAGGTCAGCAAACGCTTCGTCGAGATTATCCTGATCCACTTGTTGCGTCTGGAAGAATTCTCAATCCGCAACTCGCTGAACAAGAAGAACCACAAAGAAATCCAAACGGTCAAGAATTACATGAAAGTGAACTACCACAAGAACATCACTTTGGATGACTTGGTGGATCTGGTCCACATCAACAAATTCTACTTGATCCGTATCTTCAAGCAGGAAGTCGGCATGTCGCCGATCGACTACTTGATCCACATCCGTATCGATGAAGCGCAAAAAATGTTGCGCAACACCAATATCGCAATCGCCGATATTGCACACTTGGTCGGCTTCCAGTCACCGTCACACTTCTCGAAAACATTCCGCGAATTGTCGAACTGCACGCCTTCACAATACCGTCGTCAAGGAAACCAATAA
- a CDS encoding GNAT family N-acetyltransferase: MIRKARKEDCPELYDLIHEIFVDMELPLLDLLEPDVLKAAIVRAMQADVYRFSYRNGLVYEENGEILGCCFGYPGASEPIIDAALRTAFEEMHVTAPRLFPDSETFAGEWYLDSIVTKQSARGKGVAYQLLQALPALASVAGETVIGLNCEKDNLQAKKLYEKVGFRTVSERILSGHVYDHMQWAFTGADLNK, translated from the coding sequence ATGATACGCAAAGCCCGAAAAGAGGACTGTCCGGAACTCTACGACCTGATTCACGAAATTTTCGTTGATATGGAATTGCCGCTGCTCGATCTGTTGGAACCGGATGTCCTGAAAGCCGCGATAGTTCGAGCCATGCAGGCGGACGTCTACCGGTTCAGTTACCGTAATGGCCTTGTCTATGAAGAAAACGGCGAAATCCTCGGCTGTTGCTTTGGCTATCCGGGAGCTTCCGAACCCATCATCGATGCCGCACTCCGGACCGCTTTTGAGGAAATGCACGTCACGGCGCCCAGACTTTTCCCCGACAGCGAAACATTTGCCGGAGAATGGTATTTGGATTCCATTGTGACGAAGCAGTCAGCTCGTGGAAAAGGTGTCGCTTACCAATTGCTGCAAGCACTGCCGGCACTCGCCTCAGTTGCGGGTGAAACCGTCATCGGCCTGAATTGCGAAAAGGACAATCTGCAGGCAAAAAAACTTTACGAAAAAGTCGGCTTCCGGACAGTTTCCGAGCGGATATTGAGCGGGCATGTCTATGACCACATGCAATGGGCCTTCACAGGTGCAGACTTGAATAAATAA